Below is a window of Terriglobales bacterium DNA.
GGGCGGGCGGTGGGGTTCTCTAGGAATCCTCGAGCTGCAATTCCCGGAACAGGAGTGCGGCCAGCGACTCTTCCTCGGGCGCGGACGCCGGCGGCTGGTTCCCGATGCCCGCGAACTCGAAGAGAAACTTGGCGTGCTGGTAGCTGCCTTGCTCCGCCTGCTCGATGATCGCGTTCACGATGCCGGGCAGGGCGCGCTCCACCGCCTGGACAGGGTCGAAGGCGGCAGGTTCGCGATCGTGCGTGCGTTTGGGCTTGCGGGCAGGCTTCATAAAAGCAAAAGGCGCGGTGACCGCGCCTTCCAGGAGTTCCTCTTTTTCTGACCTTCTAAATCCAGCATAGCATTTTTGCGGGGGCAAACCCGACACGACTCCGGAAACTTTATTTCTTTTCCCTGGAAGAGGTTGCGGGGATTTCCACATTTTTGCCCTCTTGACAAGATTCCCTCCCGCCGCTGTCGCGGGCGCCATGCAGCGGCAGGAGAGGGAGAAGCCGGCGCTCCAGGAAGACGGCGCTCATGGCATCCAACATCTCCGGGAAGCGCCGTTCCACAGTGCGGCAGGTGCAGCCCAGCAGGCCGGCGGCTTCCTCCTGCGTGTACTCCTGGAAAACGACCCGGACCAGCAGTCGCTGGGAGAAGCCGTCCAATCGCTCCAGGCAGCGTTCCAAATCGTGCACGAAGATGACGACGTCTTCGAAGCTCTGCATGCGATAGGAGGTGAGCCGGGCGCGGAAGCACTCGCGCCCCAGCAGCGAGGGCAGCCGCCCGATCTCGACCGAGAGCTGGAAGTAGCGGCGCAGCAGGCCCAGGGTGGCGCCGCGATAGAGAGCCAGGTCGGAGGGCGCGAGCCACACGGTGCGGCCCCCTGGACAGCGGATGGGAATGGTCTGCGCGCCGCTCATGGCTGCCTCCCTTCCGGTTCCTCCTCCTGGACCGGGGTCTTCAGGCGGACGGCCGGAAGCTGGGCCATGTGCCGGGTGCAGCTCTCGCAGTAGCTGAGGCCGCTGCCCGCAGGCCGCAGCCACAATCCGCCGCAGCGCTCGCAGTACTTCAGCTCCATGCGGGTCTCCGCTTCTCGATCTGCGGTTGGCATCGCTCTCTCCTTCTTCTGCGGCCGCGTCGCGGACAAAGAAAAAGCCCCACGCCGGTCCCGCAGCTAGCGGAACCGGCGCAGGGCTCGTTTGTGTTACGACGACCTGCCGCGGCTATTCAGTTGTGCCGCGCCCGCCGACGGGGCGCGGGTGGCTCAGGGCACCAGGCGCACGTCCTTGCGGCGCGTGAAGTAGCCCTCCTCGTAGCCCGACTTGAGCACATGGCCGTTCTGCACCACCACGCTCAAGCGGCCGGTGAAGCGCAGGGCCAGCAGCAGGCGCTCCAGGGCGGCCGAGAGCAGCTCGGACTCCTGCACCTTGCGGCGGAATTCGGTGAATTGCCTCTCCTGCTCGGCGGGGGGCGCTTGCTCCATACAACCTCGCAACAGCCAGCTATAGCGATATACACATATATAGCCGCTTGGGAGGCCCGGGTCAAGGGTTTTATTTCTTTTCGTTCCAGGCACTTGCATTTCTATATCCGAATGTTATACTGGGGGCATGAAATTCAAAGCCCTGCAAGAGAACCTGCGCAAGCGGATGTGGCAGCGCATCGAGGCCGGGGAGCTGACCGGGCTCAAGCTCGCCCGCCAGACCGGCTTCGAGCAGGCCCACATCTCCAACTTCCTCAACCGCAAGCGCTCGCTCAGCCAGGAGGGCCTGGACCGGGTGCTGACCGCGCAGCATCTCTCGGTGCTCGACCTGCTCGATCCCGACGAGATCAACAAGCGCGCCAGCATCCTGCCCCCCGCCGAGGACGAGTTCGAGAACGTGCTGCTGGTGGAGGGCGAGGTGGCCGCGGGCGAGCCCCTCATCACCAGCGAGAACGTGCGCGACATCCTCAAGTTCAAGAAGGCCTTCCTGCACCGCCTGCGCTCCGACTGCGCCGCCGCCCGCGAGGAGTGGCGCCGCTTCGTCCTGGTCAAGGTGGACGCCCGCGACGGCATGAGCATGTACCCGCGCCTGCTTCCCGGCGCCACCGTGCTCCTCGACCGCCACTACAACTCGCTCAAGCCCTACCGCAAGAACGAGCAGAGCATGTACGCGGTGCGCAAGGGCGACGGCTGCACCGTCAAGTACGTGGAGCAGGCGGGCAAGAACCTGGTGCTGCGCCCGCACAATCAGGCCTATCCCGTGGACGTGCTGCCCATCGAGGAAGACAAGACCTTCGCCGACTACATCGTGGGCCGGGTCTGCCACGTGGCTATCGAGACCTAGGCGGAACGGGGGCGAAGGCGACCGGCGGGTACAATAGGCGGAAGACTGTGCCCGCAGTCATCTCACCGGGGAGGAAAAGAGACCATGGAAGAGGCCGGCAGCTTGGTAGGACCGCGGCGCGACGAGGACATCGCCCTCGACATGATGAAGTTCATCGCCCTGACCACGGGCTTCGGCAAGGTGGACTCGCCCGGCGCCGGCTTCCAGGGCGGCACCGTCTCCCGCGCCGATGAGCACGCCAACCACCTGCTCGAACTCTATACCCGCTGCCTGCACGCGGTGCGCGGGCGCGGGCGGTGAGCGACCGACACCCCGGACCCTAGTCGCGCCTCCTCTGCTAGAATCCACACACGCTCCGGGGGGGGCGACCGATGCTCAAGTCCATCGCCGTGGTGGTGGGCTGCTACTTGCTCTCAGTGATCCTCGTGCTGGCCACCGACCCGCTGCTCTCCCGTCTCTTCCCGGGCGACTTCGTCCGCGGCCGCGTTCCCTCCGACAACGCCCTGCTCGCCAGCACCGCACTCTTCGTCGTCGTCTCGATCCTCTGCGCCGGGCTCTGCGCTCGCTTCGCGCCGGGCCGCGCCTCCCGGCACGTGCTCTGGTTCTTCCTCATCGGGGAGGTGCTGGGCATCGCCGCGACCATTCCCAACTGGAGCAAGGGCTGGCCGCACTGGTACTGGCTGGCGTGGCTGTTGAGCTGGCCGGTGAGCTGCTGGATGGGGCTGGCGCTTTCCGGGCGCCGCGGCAGCCCGACGAGCGGAGCGGCCGGCTAGTCACCCCTGCGACTCAGGAAAGCAAAAGCCGCGGGCGGCGCCCGCGGCTGGTTTGATCTTCCCGGCTTCTAACGGCGGCGGCCCTTCTTCTTTTTGCCGCCCTTCTTTTTCTTCCCGCCCTTCTTTTTCGCGGGACGCTTCTTGGCCTTCTTGGCCGCCTTCCTGGCCTTCTTCT
It encodes the following:
- a CDS encoding S24 family peptidase; translated protein: MKFKALQENLRKRMWQRIEAGELTGLKLARQTGFEQAHISNFLNRKRSLSQEGLDRVLTAQHLSVLDLLDPDEINKRASILPPAEDEFENVLLVEGEVAAGEPLITSENVRDILKFKKAFLHRLRSDCAAAREEWRRFVLVKVDARDGMSMYPRLLPGATVLLDRHYNSLKPYRKNEQSMYAVRKGDGCTVKYVEQAGKNLVLRPHNQAYPVDVLPIEEDKTFADYIVGRVCHVAIET